Proteins from a genomic interval of Verrucomicrobium sp.:
- a CDS encoding DUF3486 family protein, translating into MRGAGSRIGRLPRELRDAVNQMIAEALPAEEIASRLHALGRKEVTKANVESWRQSGYLDHLEQVERLNEIRLRSEASVEMVKAIARNGKVPITEANDILLASLISQALESFDPEMLKEALLESPRRFFNLASAVTGQAAERVKRERLELEFEKFRELASLRRQKLEASLQEASRSGGITPETLAKIQEQLSLL; encoded by the coding sequence GTGAGGGGCGCTGGCAGCCGCATCGGCCGCCTCCCCCGCGAGCTGCGGGACGCGGTGAACCAGATGATCGCCGAGGCGCTTCCCGCCGAGGAGATCGCCAGCCGCCTGCACGCCCTGGGGCGGAAGGAGGTCACCAAGGCCAACGTGGAGAGCTGGCGTCAAAGCGGCTACCTCGACCACCTGGAGCAGGTGGAGCGGCTCAACGAGATCCGCCTCCGCAGCGAGGCGAGCGTGGAGATGGTCAAGGCCATCGCCCGCAACGGCAAGGTCCCCATCACGGAGGCCAACGACATCCTCCTGGCCTCCCTCATCTCCCAGGCGCTGGAAAGCTTCGACCCGGAGATGCTGAAGGAAGCCCTCCTGGAAAGCCCCAGGCGCTTCTTCAACCTGGCCTCCGCCGTCACCGGCCAGGCCGCCGAGCGGGTGAAGCGGGAGCGGCTGGAGCTGGAATTCGAGAAATTCCGCGAGCTGGCCTCCCTGCGCCGTCAGAAGCTGGAGGCCTCCCTCCAGGAAGCCTCCCGCAGCGGCGGCATCACGCCGGAGACGCTGGCCAAAATCCAGGAGCAGCTGAGCCTCCTATGA
- the hisA gene encoding 1-(5-phosphoribosyl)-5-[(5-phosphoribosylamino)methylideneamino]imidazole-4-carboxamide isomerase: MIIFPAIDLLEGQVVRLEQGRREARTVYGADPVAFARQWREEGAEALHVVDLDGAFSGVPRHLDVVAAIARELSIPVQLGGGMREEETVARALESGVARVILGTRACEDLDFVRRLVARFGGEKIAVGIDAKDGFVAVKGWTEKSTRRALDLARELEGAGAGLIIYTDIATDGMFTGPNYRALGEMLEAVSIPVIASGGIGAAEHIAALRAMPKPPYGAIVGKALYDGKVTLAQILK; the protein is encoded by the coding sequence GTGATCATCTTCCCCGCCATCGACCTTTTGGAAGGCCAGGTCGTCCGCCTGGAACAGGGCCGCCGGGAGGCCCGCACCGTCTACGGCGCCGACCCCGTCGCCTTCGCCCGCCAATGGCGGGAGGAGGGTGCGGAGGCCCTCCACGTCGTCGACCTGGACGGCGCCTTTTCCGGCGTGCCGCGCCACCTGGACGTCGTCGCCGCCATCGCGCGGGAGCTTTCGATCCCCGTCCAATTGGGCGGCGGCATGCGGGAGGAGGAAACGGTGGCCCGCGCCCTGGAATCCGGCGTCGCCCGCGTCATCCTGGGCACCCGCGCGTGCGAGGACCTCGATTTCGTCCGGCGTCTCGTCGCCCGCTTCGGCGGGGAGAAGATCGCCGTCGGGATCGATGCCAAGGACGGCTTCGTCGCCGTGAAGGGATGGACGGAAAAGTCGACCCGCCGCGCCCTGGACCTGGCGCGGGAGCTGGAAGGGGCCGGCGCCGGACTCATCATTTACACGGACATCGCCACCGACGGCATGTTCACCGGGCCCAACTACCGGGCCCTGGGCGAGATGCTGGAGGCGGTCTCCATCCCGGTCATCGCCTCCGGCGGCATCGGCGCGGCGGAGCACATCGCCGCCCTGCGCGCCATGCCCAAGCCGCCCTACGGCGCCATCGTCGGCAAGGCGCTTTACGACGGGAAGGTCACCCTCGCTCAGATTTTGAAGTAG
- a CDS encoding division/cell wall cluster transcriptional repressor MraZ, protein MEPELRASYTDAFEHAFDEKGRLTIPSEWRGAPFESRLFLFPSREGGIKVYPESWLSRLQKTVQSQGLKLGDPQRLHVEALARLAQAATLDPNGRITVKERLRRQAGLKKEAALIGCLDHFTIQSPEALQRFEPRITTLEDAAEALGL, encoded by the coding sequence ATGGAACCCGAGCTGCGCGCCAGCTACACTGATGCCTTCGAGCACGCCTTCGACGAGAAGGGGCGGCTCACCATTCCGTCGGAATGGCGCGGCGCGCCCTTTGAAAGCCGGCTCTTCCTCTTCCCCTCGCGCGAGGGCGGCATCAAGGTCTACCCGGAGTCGTGGCTCTCCCGGCTGCAGAAGACCGTGCAGAGCCAGGGTCTGAAGCTGGGCGATCCCCAGCGCCTCCACGTAGAGGCCCTCGCCCGCCTGGCCCAGGCCGCCACGCTCGACCCGAACGGCCGCATCACCGTCAAGGAGAGGCTCCGCCGCCAGGCCGGGCTCAAGAAGGAAGCCGCCCTCATCGGCTGCCTCGACCATTTCACGATCCAAAGCCCCGAGGCGCTCCAGCGCTTCGAGCCGCGGATCACCACCCTGGAGGACGCGGCCGAAGCCCTCGGCCTCTAA
- a CDS encoding penicillin-binding protein 2, with amino-acid sequence MMLRNRALWVFVFLSFGFTLISYRLVQIQLAEHEHYRLLAMENHCDRVELPARRGMILDSQGQILAETQVLHDVRVDGRNLLQPGQTLPEMEHLLGAAPGSLSKIFKPENRYQLLARDVTDEQVSSLKDFQRRKCAAWDKARLKPQAFLTIEEHYLRTYPNGSHASHLIGYLGGEEKGVSGVENTGDAFLRGIPGEQWIEKDPRGREIAGYRGRDQQPVDGYNVVLTLDMAVQHVLEDGLDKLVEKYHPAGVYAICMRPKTGEILGLANRPTFDPNHRSGVPMAAFRNRCMTDMFEPGSTFKIVTLSAALNEGLFHLDSQIFCENGSFFYADHWLHDAEPSGTLTVAQVLARSSNIGFAKIGLELGENRLYDYARRFGFGEQTGLLPHQGEAMGVLRPVSAWSKLSPTRVPMGQEVAATPLQMATAMSVIANRGSLVRPRLIQEITDGQGRVIKYFPPQVVQRVIRPETAVQVSHALAGVVEDGTAVKAAIPGLTVAGKTGTAQKFIHGSYSSDKYLASFIGYVPEEDPQFVLLVMVDEPRTRNYFGGQVAAPAFSEMGAQIADILNLAPQSAPAQMAGPVAKRGSF; translated from the coding sequence ATGATGCTGCGGAACCGAGCCCTGTGGGTCTTCGTGTTCCTGTCGTTCGGGTTCACCCTCATCTCCTACCGCCTCGTCCAGATCCAGCTGGCGGAGCATGAGCACTACCGCCTGCTGGCCATGGAGAACCACTGCGACCGCGTGGAGCTTCCCGCCCGCCGCGGCATGATCCTGGACAGCCAGGGCCAGATCCTGGCGGAGACGCAGGTGCTGCACGACGTGCGCGTCGACGGGCGCAACCTCCTCCAGCCCGGCCAAACCCTGCCGGAGATGGAGCACCTCCTGGGCGCCGCCCCGGGCAGCCTCTCCAAGATCTTCAAGCCGGAGAACCGCTACCAGCTCCTGGCCCGCGACGTCACCGACGAGCAGGTCTCCTCTCTCAAGGACTTCCAGCGCCGCAAGTGCGCCGCCTGGGACAAGGCCCGCCTCAAGCCCCAGGCCTTCCTCACCATCGAGGAGCACTACCTGCGCACCTACCCGAACGGCTCCCACGCCAGCCACCTGATCGGCTACCTCGGCGGGGAGGAAAAGGGCGTCTCCGGCGTGGAGAACACGGGCGACGCCTTCCTGCGCGGCATCCCCGGGGAGCAGTGGATCGAGAAAGACCCGCGCGGCCGGGAAATCGCGGGCTACCGCGGGCGCGACCAGCAGCCGGTCGATGGCTACAACGTCGTCCTCACCCTCGACATGGCCGTCCAGCACGTCCTGGAGGACGGCCTGGACAAGCTGGTGGAGAAATACCACCCCGCCGGCGTCTACGCCATCTGCATGCGGCCGAAGACGGGCGAGATCCTCGGCCTGGCCAACCGCCCCACCTTCGACCCCAACCACCGTTCCGGCGTCCCCATGGCGGCCTTCCGCAACCGCTGCATGACCGACATGTTCGAGCCTGGCTCCACCTTCAAGATCGTCACCCTCTCCGCCGCCCTCAACGAGGGGCTCTTCCACCTCGACTCCCAGATCTTCTGCGAAAACGGCAGCTTCTTCTACGCCGACCACTGGCTGCACGACGCCGAGCCCAGCGGCACCCTTACCGTCGCCCAGGTCCTGGCCCGTTCCAGCAACATCGGCTTTGCCAAGATCGGCCTGGAGCTGGGGGAAAACCGCCTCTACGACTACGCCCGCCGTTTCGGCTTCGGCGAGCAGACCGGCCTTCTCCCGCACCAGGGGGAGGCCATGGGCGTCCTGCGCCCCGTCTCCGCCTGGTCGAAGCTCTCACCCACCCGCGTGCCCATGGGGCAGGAAGTCGCCGCCACGCCGCTGCAGATGGCCACCGCCATGTCGGTCATCGCCAACCGCGGCAGCCTCGTCCGCCCCCGCCTCATCCAGGAGATCACCGACGGGCAGGGCCGCGTCATCAAGTATTTCCCCCCGCAGGTCGTCCAGCGCGTCATCCGGCCGGAGACCGCCGTGCAGGTCTCCCACGCCCTGGCGGGCGTCGTCGAGGACGGCACCGCCGTGAAGGCCGCCATCCCCGGCCTCACCGTGGCGGGCAAGACCGGCACCGCGCAGAAATTCATCCACGGCTCCTACTCCTCGGACAAATACCTGGCCTCCTTCATCGGTTACGTGCCGGAGGAAGACCCGCAGTTCGTCCTCCTCGTCATGGTCGACGAGCCCCGGACCCGCAACTACTTCGGCGGGCAGGTCGCCGCGCCCGCCTTTTCCGAGATGGGCGCGCAGATCGCCGACATTCTCAACCTGGCGCCGCAGAGCGCCCCGGCCCAGATGGCGGGGCCCGTGGCCAAGCGGGGGAGCTTCTAG
- a CDS encoding alpha/beta hydrolase gives MPRTRFYLFINGILTVPDGRTGWTDRAVTWTESHFNQLAEKYEYFCGALTRRLFQWLRVKRCVELLRHYSGHDLVLVGHSNGADIVCRILKEYPEIEVAEIHLVAAAADADFQVNGLNMALLTGRLGRATLYGSHRDGALRLAQVSEAFSFLGLGYGALGRTGPRNVDERIGDRVVQVWRDDFDHSTWFSPAQFAATMDLIVQPSRA, from the coding sequence ATGCCCCGCACCCGCTTCTATCTTTTCATCAACGGCATCCTCACCGTCCCGGACGGCCGGACCGGCTGGACCGACCGCGCCGTGACGTGGACCGAATCCCACTTCAACCAGCTGGCGGAGAAGTACGAATACTTCTGCGGCGCGCTGACCCGGCGGCTCTTCCAATGGCTGCGCGTGAAGCGGTGCGTGGAGCTGCTGCGCCACTACTCCGGGCATGACCTGGTCCTCGTCGGCCACTCCAACGGGGCCGACATCGTCTGCCGCATCCTCAAGGAATACCCGGAGATCGAGGTGGCGGAGATCCACCTCGTCGCCGCCGCGGCCGACGCCGACTTCCAGGTCAACGGGCTGAACATGGCCCTCCTCACCGGCAGGCTGGGCCGCGCCACCCTCTACGGCAGCCACCGGGACGGCGCGCTGCGGTTGGCGCAAGTGAGCGAGGCCTTTTCCTTCCTGGGCCTGGGCTACGGCGCCCTGGGCCGCACCGGCCCGCGCAACGTCGACGAGCGCATCGGCGACCGCGTCGTACAGGTCTGGCGGGACGACTTCGACCACTCCACCTGGTTCAGCCCCGCGCAGTTCGCCGCGACGATGGACCTCATCGTCCAACCCTCCCGCGCATGA
- a CDS encoding CHAP domain-containing protein: MITTASQLPPPPPPSDATLLAKLADVAEGELGVAERPPGSNRGPRVETYQAVCHLADSEPTGWPWCAAFVCWCVKQFVSFHPGFLAAAIEANPPREASVYGLEDWGRRIGLHFSDDPHRPFTPQRGDLVFYRFSHVEIVRRVLPDHFETVGGNTNATDATGRGGEVAVRTRSFQLARCFARLTPRAPQLSTPLSVVTR, translated from the coding sequence ATGATCACCACCGCCTCCCAGCTTCCCCCTCCGCCACCTCCCAGCGACGCGACGCTCCTGGCCAAACTGGCCGACGTGGCGGAGGGGGAACTAGGCGTCGCCGAGCGCCCTCCCGGCAGCAACCGCGGCCCGCGCGTGGAGACGTACCAGGCCGTCTGCCACCTGGCCGATTCCGAGCCGACCGGCTGGCCCTGGTGCGCCGCCTTCGTCTGCTGGTGCGTGAAGCAGTTCGTCTCCTTCCATCCCGGCTTCCTTGCCGCCGCGATCGAGGCGAACCCGCCCCGGGAAGCCTCCGTCTACGGGCTGGAGGACTGGGGACGCCGGATCGGGCTCCACTTCTCCGACGATCCGCACCGCCCCTTCACGCCGCAGCGCGGGGACCTGGTATTCTACCGCTTTTCCCACGTGGAGATCGTCCGCCGCGTCCTGCCGGACCATTTCGAGACGGTCGGCGGCAACACGAACGCCACCGACGCGACGGGGCGCGGCGGGGAGGTGGCCGTCCGCACCCGCAGCTTCCAGCTGGCCCGCTGCTTCGCCCGGCTGACGCCGCGAGCGCCGCAGCTTTCCACCCCCCTCTCCGTCGTCACCCGATGA
- a CDS encoding phage major capsid protein encodes MKSHQNDLAARDEAEFQSEVLRGVSALMDDMGRLSGETRSAMEELTQVKNQVQSLDQTLAALKKVQVSLQHEQRMAHGDPRQRILGSEEKRAAFSAAVRNACKVPVTARDLGETSSPGSTLVNPALAKEIYDTLERYGAWSTLGVRRLGTQVTKFPVKTARANAGFVLTEGSAIPADTATAGSSVSLTVQVIGALISVSRQLLEDSSFDLTADVMDDFIEAFNLRLDHAAFAGTGANDSANGGMTGIFAAATTATAATGHTSVSALTLDDFINVLTTVDPGVLDRRCAWWIHPQVLARMVGVKDANGRSVFLTSTEAPTPSGIGSILGYPVNLVHAAPYDNTAGAKVAVFGDPQAAVVGVRSDFSFEASDEFLWNTYQRSFRGIGRAGVAIRKASGLAALTLAAS; translated from the coding sequence ATGAAATCCCACCAAAACGACCTGGCCGCGCGCGACGAGGCCGAGTTCCAGTCCGAAGTCCTGCGGGGCGTCTCCGCCCTCATGGACGACATGGGCCGCCTCTCCGGCGAGACCCGCTCCGCCATGGAGGAGCTGACCCAGGTGAAGAACCAGGTGCAGTCCCTCGACCAGACCCTGGCCGCCCTCAAGAAGGTGCAGGTCAGCCTCCAGCACGAGCAGCGCATGGCCCACGGCGACCCGCGCCAGCGCATCCTGGGCAGCGAGGAAAAGCGCGCCGCCTTCTCCGCCGCCGTCCGCAACGCGTGCAAGGTGCCCGTCACCGCCCGCGACCTGGGCGAGACCAGCTCCCCCGGCAGCACCCTGGTCAACCCCGCGCTGGCCAAGGAAATCTACGACACCCTGGAGCGCTACGGCGCCTGGAGCACCCTGGGCGTCCGGCGCCTGGGAACCCAGGTGACCAAGTTCCCCGTGAAGACCGCCCGCGCCAACGCCGGCTTCGTCCTCACGGAGGGCTCGGCCATCCCGGCGGACACCGCCACCGCGGGCTCCTCCGTCTCCCTGACCGTGCAGGTCATCGGCGCGCTCATCTCCGTCTCCCGCCAGCTCCTGGAGGACTCCTCCTTCGACCTGACGGCCGACGTGATGGACGACTTCATCGAGGCCTTCAACCTGCGCCTGGACCACGCGGCCTTCGCGGGCACCGGGGCCAACGACTCCGCCAACGGCGGCATGACCGGCATCTTCGCCGCCGCCACCACGGCCACGGCGGCCACCGGCCACACCTCCGTCAGCGCGCTGACCCTGGACGACTTCATCAACGTCCTGACGACCGTCGACCCCGGCGTGCTCGACCGGCGCTGCGCCTGGTGGATCCACCCGCAGGTCCTGGCCCGCATGGTCGGCGTGAAGGACGCCAACGGCCGCTCGGTCTTCCTCACCTCCACGGAAGCCCCGACGCCCAGCGGCATCGGCTCCATCCTGGGCTATCCCGTAAACCTGGTCCACGCCGCGCCGTATGACAACACGGCGGGCGCGAAGGTCGCCGTCTTCGGCGATCCCCAGGCGGCAGTCGTCGGCGTGCGGAGCGACTTCAGCTTCGAGGCCTCCGACGAGTTCCTCTGGAACACCTACCAACGGAGCTTCCGCGGCATCGGCCGCGCCGGCGTGGCGATCCGCAAGGCCTCCGGCCTGGCCGCCCTCACCCTGGCCGCCAGCTAA
- a CDS encoding phage portal protein, which translates to MKNLRTLLGRLLPQATVRASFPWNTFASSLATTEPRLCDPYRNSAFVQAAIRTIAQPISAVPLRFYQARGRRETLLSHGPLVDFWARPAGDHMDFQDFIEATVGWLLLQGEAFWVGDDTWLLQTATERRPLFLARPDRMRPILDNGQLQGWEWTDANGTAHALVPDQVAHLKFWNPYDPVRGLAPYLSAALAAEADWLGSRFVRTLMQNNGDLGQFLIAKGAPPTDEQREQIIRALREKKELSQRGVYKPMFLTGDIAVENPQVQAADASLVATRQLLRDEIAIAFGIPPSRFHVKQSYSIGSASDRFLLIEETCMPLSIKIAGAVERLSERVAAWRPAGGRIHAAFDWNEHSTMQAARRERFAVLDKLWNKGVPLRTCSEVLDLGLPAVPGDHVGYLPAGLSPVDAPAEAPEEEADPSPAWARIESALRRRNPNPRA; encoded by the coding sequence ATGAAAAACCTTCGCACCCTCCTGGGCCGCCTCCTTCCGCAGGCGACCGTCCGCGCCTCCTTTCCCTGGAACACCTTCGCCTCCTCCCTGGCCACCACGGAGCCGCGCCTATGCGATCCCTACCGGAACAGCGCCTTCGTCCAGGCGGCGATCCGCACCATCGCTCAGCCGATCAGCGCCGTGCCGCTCCGCTTCTACCAGGCGCGCGGACGGCGGGAGACCCTCCTTTCCCACGGCCCGCTGGTCGACTTCTGGGCCCGCCCCGCCGGGGACCACATGGACTTCCAGGACTTCATCGAGGCGACGGTCGGCTGGCTCCTCCTGCAGGGCGAGGCGTTCTGGGTCGGCGACGACACGTGGCTCCTGCAGACTGCCACGGAACGCCGCCCCCTCTTCCTGGCCCGGCCCGACCGGATGCGCCCTATCCTGGACAACGGCCAGCTCCAGGGCTGGGAGTGGACCGACGCGAACGGCACCGCCCACGCGCTGGTGCCGGACCAGGTGGCCCACCTCAAGTTCTGGAACCCCTACGATCCCGTCCGCGGCCTGGCGCCCTACCTCTCCGCCGCGCTGGCGGCGGAGGCCGACTGGCTCGGCTCCCGCTTCGTCCGCACGCTCATGCAGAACAACGGCGACCTGGGCCAGTTCCTCATCGCCAAGGGAGCCCCGCCGACCGACGAGCAGCGGGAGCAGATCATCCGCGCCCTGCGGGAAAAGAAAGAGCTGTCCCAACGCGGCGTCTATAAGCCGATGTTCCTCACCGGCGACATCGCGGTGGAGAACCCCCAGGTACAGGCGGCCGACGCCAGCCTGGTGGCCACCCGGCAGCTCCTGCGGGACGAGATCGCCATCGCCTTCGGCATCCCGCCCAGCCGCTTCCACGTGAAGCAGAGCTACTCCATCGGCTCCGCCAGCGACCGCTTCCTCCTCATCGAGGAAACCTGCATGCCGCTCTCCATCAAGATCGCCGGGGCGGTGGAGCGCCTCTCGGAGCGCGTCGCCGCCTGGCGGCCCGCCGGGGGCCGGATCCACGCCGCCTTCGACTGGAACGAGCACAGCACCATGCAGGCCGCCCGCCGGGAGCGCTTCGCCGTCCTGGACAAGCTCTGGAACAAGGGCGTCCCCCTGCGGACGTGCAGCGAGGTCCTCGACCTGGGGCTGCCCGCCGTCCCGGGCGACCACGTCGGCTACCTCCCCGCCGGGCTTTCCCCCGTCGACGCCCCCGCCGAGGCCCCGGAGGAGGAGGCAGACCCCTCCCCCGCCTGGGCCCGGATCGAGTCCGCCCTCCGCCGCCGCAACCCCAACCCCCGCGCCTAA
- the rsmH gene encoding 16S rRNA (cytosine(1402)-N(4))-methyltransferase RsmH — protein MPSPSHLPVLLAAFLDLAKPAPGSRWVDGTFGRGGHTRALLERGCLVLALDRDAAAMAAASRLQDSFPSQMKAAHSDFRDLAARAAEIGWDEVDGVLLDLGVSSPQLDDPARGFSFRHEAPLDMRMDQRQEETAAKLVGRLEEEELVELFMTLGDEPKSDARRIARAIITRRFDRPIATTADLAEVVADALPRRRHGRIHPATQVFQALRMRVNREPEALEKALPTATEILRPGGVLAVISFHSGEDRVVKHFMREGARVHLPTPAFDPVPKPNPGHVFSRVERALPDEAELSENPRARSARLRVAWKKGGLPA, from the coding sequence ATGCCCTCCCCTTCGCACCTTCCCGTTCTGTTGGCCGCCTTCCTGGATCTGGCCAAGCCGGCGCCCGGCTCCCGCTGGGTGGACGGCACCTTCGGGCGCGGCGGGCACACGCGGGCGCTCCTGGAGCGGGGCTGCCTGGTGCTGGCTTTGGACCGGGACGCGGCGGCAATGGCGGCGGCCTCCCGGCTGCAGGACTCCTTTCCCTCGCAAATGAAGGCGGCGCATAGCGATTTCCGCGACCTGGCCGCCCGCGCCGCCGAGATCGGCTGGGACGAGGTCGACGGGGTCCTCCTGGACCTCGGCGTCTCCTCCCCCCAGCTTGACGATCCCGCGCGCGGCTTCAGCTTCCGCCACGAGGCCCCGCTCGACATGCGCATGGACCAGCGGCAGGAGGAGACCGCGGCCAAGCTCGTCGGCCGCCTCGAGGAGGAGGAGCTGGTCGAGCTCTTCATGACCCTGGGCGACGAGCCGAAGAGCGACGCCCGCCGCATCGCCCGCGCCATCATCACCCGCCGCTTCGACCGCCCCATCGCCACCACCGCCGACCTGGCGGAAGTCGTCGCCGACGCGCTCCCGCGCCGCCGCCACGGCCGCATCCATCCGGCCACCCAAGTCTTCCAGGCCCTTCGCATGCGGGTCAACCGCGAGCCGGAGGCCCTGGAAAAGGCTTTGCCCACCGCCACGGAAATCCTCCGCCCCGGCGGCGTCCTGGCCGTCATCAGCTTCCATTCCGGCGAGGACCGCGTGGTGAAGCACTTCATGCGGGAGGGCGCGCGCGTCCACCTGCCCACCCCCGCCTTCGACCCCGTGCCGAAGCCGAATCCCGGCCACGTCTTTTCCCGTGTCGAGCGCGCCCTCCCGGACGAGGCCGAGCTTTCCGAAAACCCGCGCGCCCGCAGCGCCCGCCTCCGCGTGGCGTGGAAGAAGGGAGGGCTCCCCGCATGA
- the hisH gene encoding imidazole glycerol phosphate synthase subunit HisH, whose translation MIGVVDYGMGNLRSVEKALQSVGAQTRFVTGPEGLEGLGGLVLPGVGAFGDCVRNLRATGLWEPIREWIAADRPFFGICLGYQMLFESSEEAPGAEGLGVYAGKVVRFPQKGAGFPLKVPQMGWNAVTVVRPGPVTEGVADGEHVYFVHSYYPQPADEGLVAMTTDYGGPFASAVGRGRLFATQFHPEKSQAAGLRLLKNFTALAS comes from the coding sequence ATGATCGGCGTCGTCGACTACGGCATGGGCAACCTGCGGAGCGTCGAAAAGGCGCTCCAGTCCGTCGGCGCGCAAACGCGCTTCGTCACCGGGCCGGAAGGCCTGGAGGGCCTCGGCGGCCTGGTCCTGCCCGGTGTCGGCGCCTTCGGCGACTGCGTGCGCAACCTGCGCGCCACCGGCCTCTGGGAGCCCATCCGGGAGTGGATCGCCGCCGACCGGCCCTTCTTCGGCATCTGCCTGGGCTACCAGATGCTCTTCGAGAGCAGCGAGGAGGCCCCCGGCGCGGAGGGCCTCGGCGTCTATGCCGGGAAAGTCGTCCGCTTTCCGCAAAAGGGCGCGGGCTTTCCCTTGAAAGTCCCCCAGATGGGCTGGAACGCGGTCACCGTCGTCCGTCCCGGCCCCGTCACGGAGGGCGTTGCCGACGGGGAGCACGTCTACTTCGTCCACAGCTACTACCCGCAACCCGCCGACGAAGGCCTCGTCGCCATGACGACCGACTACGGCGGGCCGTTCGCCAGCGCCGTCGGGCGCGGGCGGCTCTTCGCCACCCAGTTCCACCCGGAAAAGAGCCAGGCCGCCGGCCTGCGCCTGCTGAAAAACTTCACCGCCCTCGCCTCGTGA
- a CDS encoding terminase family protein has protein sequence MSFFLPYQAAWIRDNSRIKIMEKSRQIGMSWAAAYRAVSTTACQGARFDTWISSRDETQAKLFGEDCARFARVLNQAARDMAVEVVDRKEKVTAHVLPLANGRAICSMSSNPNAQAGKRGARVLDEFALHPDPRQLYAIAYPGIMWGGTLEILSTHRGSANFFNQLVHEAKHLGNPKQVSLHTVSIETAVAQGLLSRLKKKWPQDDPRQQLDDDGFLQSLRNQCPDEETWQQEFLCQPADDQGAFLSYDLIAGCETPEGEAWRTDLRAAAGPLYVGVDLGREHDLTVLWVVEDLAPLRVTRRIEVLDRQTFAAQEAALDALLSNPKVRRCCIDQTGLGRQFAERAAARYGAHRVEGVSFTAGTKEEMAYPVRAAFEQKTLRIPADKAVRADLRAIRRETGAGGRSRFAADRGPGGHADRFWALALALHAARPVQTTAYTGALL, from the coding sequence ATGAGCTTCTTCCTCCCCTACCAGGCCGCGTGGATCCGGGACAACTCCCGCATCAAGATCATGGAGAAGAGCCGCCAGATCGGCATGTCGTGGGCGGCCGCCTACCGCGCCGTCTCCACCACCGCCTGCCAGGGCGCGCGCTTCGACACCTGGATCAGCAGCCGGGACGAGACGCAGGCCAAGCTCTTCGGCGAGGACTGCGCCCGCTTCGCCCGCGTGCTGAACCAGGCCGCGCGGGACATGGCCGTGGAGGTCGTCGACCGGAAGGAAAAGGTCACCGCCCACGTCCTGCCGCTGGCCAACGGCCGGGCCATCTGCTCCATGAGCAGCAACCCCAACGCCCAGGCGGGGAAGCGCGGCGCCCGCGTGCTGGACGAGTTCGCCCTCCACCCCGACCCGCGCCAGCTCTACGCCATCGCCTACCCGGGCATCATGTGGGGCGGCACCCTGGAGATCCTCAGCACCCACCGGGGCTCGGCCAACTTCTTCAACCAGCTGGTCCACGAGGCCAAGCACCTGGGCAACCCGAAGCAGGTCAGCCTCCACACCGTCTCCATCGAAACCGCCGTGGCGCAGGGCCTCCTCTCCCGGCTCAAGAAAAAGTGGCCGCAGGACGACCCGCGCCAACAGCTCGACGACGACGGCTTCCTGCAAAGCCTGCGCAACCAGTGCCCGGACGAGGAAACCTGGCAGCAGGAATTCCTCTGCCAGCCCGCCGACGACCAGGGCGCATTCCTTTCCTACGACCTCATCGCCGGCTGCGAGACGCCGGAGGGCGAGGCCTGGCGGACCGACCTGCGCGCGGCGGCCGGCCCCCTCTACGTCGGCGTCGACCTGGGCCGGGAGCACGACCTGACGGTCCTTTGGGTCGTCGAGGACCTGGCCCCCCTCCGCGTCACGCGGCGGATCGAGGTGCTGGATCGCCAGACCTTCGCCGCGCAGGAGGCCGCGCTCGACGCCCTCCTCTCCAACCCAAAGGTGCGCCGCTGCTGCATCGACCAGACCGGCCTGGGCCGCCAATTCGCGGAGCGGGCCGCCGCCCGCTACGGCGCGCACCGCGTGGAGGGGGTCTCCTTCACCGCCGGGACGAAGGAAGAGATGGCCTATCCCGTCCGCGCCGCCTTCGAGCAGAAGACCCTCCGCATCCCCGCCGACAAGGCCGTGCGCGCCGACCTGCGCGCCATCCGCCGGGAAACCGGCGCGGGGGGCCGCAGCCGCTTCGCCGCCGACCGCGGCCCCGGCGGCCACGCCGACCGCTTTTGGGCGCTGGCCCTCGCCCTCCACGCCGCCCGTCCCGTCCAAACCACCGCCTACACCGGAGCCCTCCTTTAA